CTACGGCGGGTTGCAGTTCTCGCAGGGCACCTGGGCTGGTTACGGCGGCAAGAAGTACGCCGCCCGCGCCGACCTGGCCAGCCGTGGCGAGCAGATCGCCATCGCCGAGAAGGTGCTCGACGGGCAGGGCATCGGCGCCTGGCCGACCTGCGGCAAGAAGGGCGGCTCGTCGGGCGGCTCCGCCACGAAGTCCTCGACGAAGTCGTCGAAGTCCACCGCGAAGGCCACCACGCCGAAGGAACGTTCGTCGCGCGGCGAGCAGCCGGCGACCCGCAACCACGAGCGCACCGCGCCCGCGGCGGGTGGCGAGACGTACGTGGTCAAGCCTGGCGACACCCTGTCGGAGATCGCAGACAGCCACCGGCAGGTCGGCGGCTGGCAGGCCCTGTACGAGCGCAACCGGCAGCTGATCGGCACCAACCCGGGTCTGATCTTCCCGGGTCAGCGGCTCAGCCTCTGACGGATGACACGCGAACGCTCGGCCGGTGAACCGGCCGAGCGTTCGCGTGTGGGGTGCTGATCAGCCCGACTGTCCGTGCCCCCGACGGACCGCCGTCACGCAGCGGAGGCGGACGCCTTCGACTCTCGCTGTGACGCCACCGGGCCGGCGTTCCAGCCCCAGCGGGGCGCCGGTGCCGCGCTCTCCCCGGGCCGGCCCGTCCCGACCCCGTCACTGTCGTCGCCGTCGATGGTCGTGTCGACCGAGGCGGGCGTGCTGCGGGCCAGTCGCAGCGACTGCTCGGCGCCGTTGCGGGCCGCGCACGGCCAGGACTGCCCGGCGCACTGGAGGTTGCGGCAGTGCCCCTCGTCGTCCGGCTCGTGGGCGCTCAGCACGTCGATCGCCAACTGCCAGAGCAGCGGGTCGGTCACGTCGTGCGGGCGCTCGGCGCTGCGGCTCGGTCGGTTGCTGGTGTCGTCGTCGGACATGGTGGGTCCCCCCCTTGGCAGGCTGTACCCCCCAAGGGTCACCCGTCAGCCGCAGGCTAAACCGCCGGCCTGCTGTGATGTGTCTCCGGTCGCAGCTCCGACGTCCGAACACGGCACGCATACCGGTCAATCCGGCAACAGCGGCATCTCGACGCCCGGATCCCGGCCGAGCAGCACCGCACGGGTGAGCGCCGCCGATCCGAACCGGTCGCGGACCGCGTCGACCGCGGCGTCCAACTCCGCACCCGGGTCGCGGTGGAACGGCAGCTCCGGCTGCACCGGGTTGTCGTCCAGATTGCCGATCGACACACCGATCAGGGTGGCACCACGGCGATCAATCTCGGGCAGCGCGGCTCGCAGCAACGCCCGGGCGGCGGCGAGCAGCGGGGTCGTGTCCGCGGTCGCCTTGCCCACCGTGTGCGAGCGGGTGGCCCGGGTGTAGTCGCCGAAGCGCAGCCGCAGCACCACCGTGCGACCGGACCGCCCGGCCGCCCGCATCCGCCGGCTGACCCGGTCGACCAGGCCGGCGAGGATGGCATCCAGCTCCGCCGGGGCATGCGGGGTACGGCTCAGCGCGTGCTGCGCGCCCATCGAACCGCGCCGTCGGCCGACCTGCACGGCCCGGGGGTCGTGATTGTGCGCCAGGGCGTGCAGGTGTCGCCCGGCCCCGGCCCCGAGCAGCGACACCAGCGCGGCCTCGCCGAGCCGGGACACCTCCCCGACGGTACGGATCCGGTGTTCCCGCAGCTTCGCGGAGGTGACCGGGCCGACGCCCCAGAGCCGCTCCACCGGCAGCGGGTGCAGGAACGCCAGCTCGGCGTCCGGCGCCACCACCAGCAGCCCGTCCGGCTTCGCCACCCCGCTGGCCACCTTCGCCAGGAACTTCGTGCGGGCCACGCCCACCGTGATCGGCAGGTGGACCCGTTCACGGACCTCCCGGCGCAGCCGCTCGGCGATCTCGGCCGGCGACCCGACCAGCCGCCGCAGGCCACCCACGTCCAGGAACGCCTCGTCGATGGAGAGCCCTTCGACCAGCGGGGTGGTCTGCCGGAAGATCTCGAAGACCGCGCGGCTCGCCGCCGTGTACGCCGACATCCGGGGCGGCACCACGATCGCATCCGGACACAGTCGGCGCGCCTGCTGCCCGCCCATCGCGCTGCGTACGCCCCGCGCCTTCGCCTCGTAGCTGGCCGCGAGGACCACGCCGCCGCCAACGATCACCGGCCGCCCGCGTAGGCGCGGGTCGTCGCGTTGCTCGACCGACGCGTAGAAGGCGTCCAGGTCGGCGTGCAGGATGCTGGCGCCGGGCGACACGTACACATGTTCGCATGACGTCCGGCCGTCGCGGCAG
The window above is part of the Micromonospora sp. LH3U1 genome. Proteins encoded here:
- a CDS encoding LysM peptidoglycan-binding domain-containing protein; the encoded protein is MTSVHTPRHRRVTTRRIAVGTLAVGAVTGAVALFGPAAPAQAGVNWDAVARCESGGNWKINTGNGYYGGLQFSQGTWAGYGGKKYAARADLASRGEQIAIAEKVLDGQGIGAWPTCGKKGGSSGGSATKSSTKSSKSTAKATTPKERSSRGEQPATRNHERTAPAAGGETYVVKPGDTLSEIADSHRQVGGWQALYERNRQLIGTNPGLIFPGQRLSL
- the dinB gene encoding DNA polymerase IV; this translates as MSPGASILHADLDAFYASVEQRDDPRLRGRPVIVGGGVVLAASYEAKARGVRSAMGGQQARRLCPDAIVVPPRMSAYTAASRAVFEIFRQTTPLVEGLSIDEAFLDVGGLRRLVGSPAEIAERLRREVRERVHLPITVGVARTKFLAKVASGVAKPDGLLVVAPDAELAFLHPLPVERLWGVGPVTSAKLREHRIRTVGEVSRLGEAALVSLLGAGAGRHLHALAHNHDPRAVQVGRRRGSMGAQHALSRTPHAPAELDAILAGLVDRVSRRMRAAGRSGRTVVLRLRFGDYTRATRSHTVGKATADTTPLLAAARALLRAALPEIDRRGATLIGVSIGNLDDNPVQPELPFHRDPGAELDAAVDAVRDRFGSAALTRAVLLGRDPGVEMPLLPD